A segment of the Lolium perenne isolate Kyuss_39 chromosome 3, Kyuss_2.0, whole genome shotgun sequence genome:
AGCGAGGCACGCTGCGGCAAGAACAGGGGAGTGCTCCGTGGTGATAACAAGCAGTTGGCGGCAAGGCAGCCTGTGATGCTGTACGACTCCTTGAAGCAGTTGGCGGTTTGGCAGACGAATTGTTATCTCGAGTGAATGTTTGAGCCTGCCCTTTGTATTTGCGAGGAAATCTGACGACGTCAGTATCGAAGTACCGCCCTCGCTGTTTGTGATAACTGTTGCAATCACAGAAGATTCAACTCAAATCACAAAGGATTATAGGCTAGGTTTCTACGGGAGGAAGAGAGACTGGGAACTGAGGAACAGAGGCTTATCTTCTCctctgcttttctttcttttatttCTTCTACTTCTCCCCTTTTACATCTCAGTCCTTCTGGTACATACAAATTGTTAAGCAGTACAATACATAGGTGGTATGATGTATACATATACATATGTCACATATACTCCtacactccccctcaagatgggcTGAAAGCATCATACAGCCCCATCTTGCTGCACATGCTACTAAAAGATTTTTCTCCTAATCCCTTGGTTAAAATATCGGCTAATTGACTTGAAGacctcacaaaaggcatacatatTTCTCTCTTGTCCAATTTCTCCTTTATGAAGTGCCGATCGATTTCAATATGCTTCGTCCGACTATGCTGAACTGGATTGTGTGCAATGTCTAGTGCAGCCTTATTATCACAATATAGAATCATTGGTTTGGTCTGAAACAAACCCAGTTCTAGCAACAGAATTTTTAGCCATAGTATTTCACAAATCCCATGGGCCATTGCTCTGAATTCTGCCTCTGCAGTAGACCTAGCAACAACGCTTTGCTTCTTGCTACGCCAAGTAACTAAGTTGCCTCCTACAAAAGAGCAATAGCCTGATGTAGATTTCCTATCTTCTAGGGAGCCTGCCCAATCTGCATCGGTGTAACATTCTACTTTCAGATTTCCATGTGGTCGGTACAATAATCCCCGACCTGGACAACCTTTTAGATATCGAATGATCCGAAGCACCGCATTCATATGCTGAGTTTTTGGATCATGCATGAACTGGCTAACCACACTTACAGCAAAGGCTATGTCAGGACGAGTATGTGATAAGTAAATCAATCGTCCAACTAATCGTTGATATTGTTCTCTATCTACTGGTTCACCTGAGTCATTTGCCAGCCTATGGTTTTGCTCAATTGGAGTGCATGCTGGGCGACTACCCAACATCCCAGTTTCTGACAATAAATCCAACACATATTTTCTCTGAGACAAATAAATACCTTTAGAGCTTCGTGACACTTCAATTCCCAGAAAGTATCGTAGTTGTCCCAAATCTTTGACTTCAAATTCCCTCTTTAGCTGCTGCTTCAACTCCTCTATTCCTGCAATATCATTCCCTGTAATGACAATATCATCCACGTAAACTATtagtatagtaagcatattccctTTCTTCTTGTAAAATAAGGTGTGGTCTGCATTGCTTTGTTTATAACTCAGCTTTAGTACCGCCTTTCTGAATCTATCAAACCAGGCACGTGGTGATTGCTTCAGCCCATATAAGGATCTATGAAGTTTCAACACTTTCCCTTCAGTCTTAGCTGTAGCAAACCCAGGTGGTATGTGCATATAGACCTCTTCATGAAGATCCCCATGCAAGAAGGCATTTTTTACATCTAATTGATGCAGGTGCCAGTCAAGATTAACTGCGCATGATATTAAGGTTCTTATTGTATTCATCTTTGCTACTGGAGCAAACGTCTCCTCATAATCAACCCCATATTTTTGTGTATACCCTTTAGCTACTAATCTAGCTTTGTACCTATCAACTTTACCATCAGGATTTTGTTTAATGGTATACACCCATTTACATCCAACCGGCTCTTTACCTTTTGGTAGCTCAACCACTTCCCATGTGTTATTCTTCTCCAAAGCCTCCATCTCTTCCAACATAGCGGCCTTCCATTTGGGATCCATTATAGCTTCTCTCCAGTCAGTTGGAGCTGATTTAGAGTCAAGAGAACAAATAAAACTCTTAAAAGATGGACTACACCTTTCATAAGAAACAAATTTTGCAATATCATGTTGGTATTCTACACAGTCCTTGAGCCGTGCTGGTATCTCCCTCTTCCTTGTGGACTTCCGCGGAACAACTGGATGACTACCAACATTACTTGGGTTTGTAGAATGTGAAGTACCTGTGTCTTCACTGTGACCCATCTCCTTTGGTGGTATCTCATCACCAGCTCCATCATTATcagtcacctcttggtgtagtggCTCATCACATGACACTATAGAGTCC
Coding sequences within it:
- the LOC127345047 gene encoding uncharacterized protein isoform X2: MDTIPLDNGTEGEPNHDAEANIHEVFDDTPSQQINTDREILSMDSIVSCDEPLHQEVTDNDGAGDEIPPKEMGHSEDTAPTDWREAIMDPKWKAAMLEEMEALEKNNTWEVVELPKGNDIAGIEELKQQLKREFEVKDLGQLRYFLGIEVSRSSKEGLRCKRGEVEEIKERKAEEKISLCSSVPSLSSSRRNLAYNPL